A genomic window from Micromonospora violae includes:
- a CDS encoding YihY/virulence factor BrkB family protein, translating into MASDESSAHRERERDPATTPVGPDAGPDSPTDLPGSGWKAAFRRTITEFQDDSLTDWAAALTYYGVLSIFPGVLVLISLLGLLGESATQGVTDTVNQAVPDGSIRQIITDAIEAAGRNGGLASLAAIIGLVAAFWSASGYIGAFMRASNTIYDVPEGRPIWKTLPIRLGVTAVIGVLLLASAVIVVFTGRLAESVGDVIGLGSTAVAVWDVAKWPVLLILVSLMFAILYWASPNARHGGFRWVSPGGVLAVVIWLVISGLFAFYVSNFGSYDKTYGTLAGVIIFLVWLWLSNIAILLGAEFDAELERGRAISAGHAVDDEPYVELRDDRKLRKKRNSAARR; encoded by the coding sequence ATGGCCTCGGACGAGTCTTCCGCCCATCGTGAGCGTGAGCGTGACCCCGCCACCACGCCGGTTGGGCCCGACGCGGGCCCGGACAGCCCCACCGACCTGCCCGGCAGTGGCTGGAAGGCGGCGTTCCGCCGGACGATCACCGAATTCCAGGACGACAGCCTGACCGACTGGGCGGCGGCACTGACCTACTACGGGGTGCTGTCCATCTTCCCGGGTGTGCTGGTGCTGATCTCCCTGCTCGGCCTGCTCGGCGAGAGCGCCACCCAGGGCGTCACCGACACGGTCAACCAGGCGGTGCCGGACGGCAGCATCCGGCAGATCATCACCGATGCGATCGAGGCCGCGGGCCGCAACGGTGGCCTCGCCAGCCTCGCCGCGATCATCGGTCTGGTGGCGGCGTTCTGGTCGGCCTCCGGTTACATCGGCGCGTTCATGCGCGCCTCCAACACCATCTATGACGTGCCGGAGGGGCGGCCGATCTGGAAGACGCTGCCGATCCGGCTCGGCGTGACAGCGGTGATCGGGGTGCTGTTGCTGGCGAGCGCGGTGATCGTGGTCTTCACCGGCCGCCTCGCCGAATCGGTGGGTGACGTGATCGGGCTCGGCTCGACGGCGGTCGCGGTGTGGGACGTCGCCAAGTGGCCGGTGCTGCTGATCCTGGTCAGCCTGATGTTCGCGATCCTCTACTGGGCCTCGCCGAACGCGCGGCACGGCGGCTTCCGCTGGGTCAGCCCCGGTGGCGTGCTGGCCGTGGTGATCTGGCTGGTGATCTCCGGTCTGTTCGCGTTCTACGTGAGCAACTTCGGGTCGTACGACAAGACGTACGGGACGCTGGCCGGGGTGATCATTTTCTTGGTCTGGCTCTGGCTCAGCAACATCGCGATCCTGCTGGGGGCGGAGTTCGACGCGGAGTTGGAGCGTGGCCGCGCGATCTCGGCCGGCCACGCGGTGGACGACGAGCCGTACGTCGAGCTGCGCGACGACCGCAAGCTCCGCAAGAAGCGCAACTCCGCCGCCCGCCGCTGA
- a CDS encoding ABC transporter permease has protein sequence MVTLILPRLVDVSAASRRSASVVGRNVAALKSVYWLLLLSGFVEPLLYLLSIGVGVGALVGDLPLPDGRLVSYAEFVAPAMLASSAMTGALAETTFNFFGKMKYMKLYDGMIATPVRPFEIAVGELGWAMLRGSAYSAAFLGVMVALDLTSVSRALTALPAAVLVGFAFGALGMAISTLMRSWQDFDLMGSAQFTLFLFSGTFVPAQAYPTVLHWLVEVTPLYRSVHLIRGVTLGSGGWLWLLDVLYLLAMVAIGLLVASRRMARLLYK, from the coding sequence GTGGTCACGCTGATCCTGCCCCGGCTGGTCGACGTCTCCGCCGCGTCCCGGCGGTCGGCGTCGGTGGTCGGGCGCAACGTCGCGGCGCTGAAGTCGGTCTACTGGCTGCTGCTGCTCTCCGGCTTCGTGGAGCCGCTGCTCTACCTGCTCTCCATCGGGGTGGGCGTGGGCGCGCTCGTCGGTGACCTGCCGCTGCCCGACGGGCGGCTCGTCTCGTACGCCGAGTTCGTGGCCCCGGCGATGCTCGCCTCCTCGGCGATGACCGGGGCGCTCGCGGAGACCACCTTCAACTTCTTCGGCAAGATGAAGTACATGAAGCTGTACGACGGGATGATCGCCACCCCGGTACGGCCGTTCGAGATCGCCGTGGGCGAGTTGGGTTGGGCGATGCTGCGGGGCAGCGCCTACTCGGCGGCATTCCTCGGGGTGATGGTCGCCCTGGATCTGACCAGCGTGTCCCGTGCGCTGACCGCCCTCCCGGCCGCCGTGCTGGTCGGGTTCGCGTTCGGGGCGCTCGGCATGGCGATCTCCACCCTCATGCGCAGCTGGCAGGATTTCGACCTGATGGGCTCCGCGCAGTTCACGCTCTTCCTCTTCTCCGGCACGTTCGTGCCCGCGCAGGCCTATCCGACGGTGCTGCACTGGCTCGTCGAGGTCACCCCGCTGTACCGCTCGGTGCACCTGATCCGCGGGGTCACGCTGGGCAGTGGCGGCTGGCTCTGGCTGCTCGACGTGCTCTACCTGCTGGCGATGGTGGCGATCGGCCTGCTGGTGGCTTCTCGCCGAATGGCCAGGTTGCTCTACAAGTAG
- a CDS encoding ABC transporter permease codes for MSVTGSARFPWVPAYAVFEHYLVGLRRTWRAGVFSSFLLPVLTVVGFGLGVGAYIDQGVGGVRYLDWLVPGLIASTALQVTVGDSTWPVFSNFQWVKTYFAQGASPLRVADIVAGHLAFVLFRVLTTIAAFLLVTGLFGALRSPWAVATLPVVALLGLAVAAPTFAYAASVSSDSWLAMLFRFAIIPMTLFAGVFFPVESLPDALRWLAYVTPLWHAVDLCRAATLGVAPQWSIAGHLLYLAAWAVAGWLLALRAFRRKLIV; via the coding sequence GTGAGTGTGACGGGGTCGGCTCGGTTCCCCTGGGTGCCGGCGTACGCGGTGTTCGAGCACTACCTGGTGGGTCTGCGACGCACCTGGCGGGCCGGGGTGTTCTCCTCGTTCCTGTTGCCGGTGCTGACCGTCGTCGGCTTCGGGCTGGGCGTCGGGGCGTACATCGACCAGGGCGTCGGCGGGGTGCGTTACCTCGACTGGCTGGTCCCCGGGCTGATCGCCTCGACCGCGCTCCAGGTGACCGTCGGTGACTCCACCTGGCCGGTGTTCAGCAACTTCCAGTGGGTCAAGACCTACTTCGCGCAGGGCGCGTCGCCGCTGCGGGTGGCTGACATCGTGGCCGGGCACCTGGCCTTCGTGCTGTTCCGGGTGCTCACCACGATCGCGGCGTTCCTGCTGGTCACCGGGTTGTTCGGGGCGCTGCGGTCGCCGTGGGCGGTGGCCACCCTCCCGGTGGTGGCGTTGCTCGGGCTGGCCGTCGCCGCGCCGACCTTCGCGTACGCCGCGTCGGTGTCGAGCGACAGTTGGCTGGCGATGCTGTTCCGGTTCGCGATCATTCCGATGACGCTCTTCGCCGGGGTGTTCTTTCCGGTCGAGTCGCTGCCCGACGCGTTGCGGTGGCTGGCGTACGTGACGCCGTTGTGGCACGCCGTGGACCTGTGCCGCGCGGCCACGCTCGGCGTCGCCCCACAGTGGTCGATCGCCGGGCACCTGCTCTACCTGGCCGCCTGGGCGGTGGCCGGCTGGTTGCTCGCGCTGCGCGCGTTCCGCCGCAAGCTCATCGTCTAG
- a CDS encoding DUF397 domain-containing protein, translating into MELTGARWRKSTRSNGSGGNCVEVADNLPGVVAVRDSKDPGGPVLVFPPDAWRAFVGSDSVRR; encoded by the coding sequence ATGGAGCTGACCGGCGCCCGGTGGCGCAAGAGCACCCGCAGCAACGGCAGCGGCGGCAACTGTGTGGAGGTTGCCGACAACCTTCCTGGTGTGGTCGCCGTTCGCGACTCCAAGGACCCGGGCGGCCCCGTGCTGGTCTTCCCGCCCGACGCGTGGCGGGCGTTCGTCGGTTCCGACTCGGTCCGCCGGTAG
- a CDS encoding helix-turn-helix domain-containing protein, translating into MESSSMLEHFAEELRLARAATGMSQTALAEALSYSGALVAKVETSERRPSLDFARRCDAVFAADGRFERIQRRISREAVVPWFRDWAGIEQETTALRSFEPLYVPGLVQTEGYARAILAGAGLFAADEVEQQVTARLDRQHVLTRDRPPLLSLVVDEYALRRHVGGPDVMREQLRHLVKLGSALPRVRIQVVPLSAGAYAGLDGPFVIATTATGEDVVYLDGQRHGQVIDRSDYVRQMVEVWESIRGEALSQQQSLDLIAEVAETWS; encoded by the coding sequence GTGGAGAGTTCGTCCATGCTGGAGCACTTCGCCGAGGAGTTGCGGCTGGCTCGGGCCGCCACCGGGATGTCGCAGACGGCGCTGGCCGAGGCGTTGAGCTACTCCGGTGCGCTGGTCGCCAAGGTGGAGACGTCCGAGCGCCGGCCGAGCCTCGACTTCGCCCGTCGGTGTGACGCCGTGTTCGCCGCCGACGGACGGTTCGAACGCATCCAGCGGCGGATCAGCCGCGAGGCCGTGGTGCCGTGGTTCCGCGACTGGGCCGGCATCGAGCAGGAGACCACAGCACTGCGCTCGTTCGAGCCGCTCTACGTGCCGGGCCTGGTGCAGACCGAGGGTTACGCCCGCGCCATCCTGGCCGGTGCCGGGCTCTTCGCGGCGGACGAGGTCGAGCAGCAGGTGACCGCCCGGTTGGACCGGCAGCACGTGCTCACCCGGGACCGGCCGCCGCTGCTCAGCCTGGTCGTTGACGAGTACGCGCTGCGCCGCCATGTCGGCGGGCCGGACGTGATGCGCGAGCAGTTGCGTCACCTGGTGAAGCTCGGCTCGGCCCTGCCCCGGGTCCGAATCCAGGTCGTGCCGCTGTCAGCCGGTGCGTACGCTGGGCTCGATGGTCCCTTTGTGATCGCCACCACCGCCACCGGTGAGGATGTCGTCTACCTGGACGGGCAACGCCACGGTCAGGTGATCGACCGGTCCGACTACGTGCGGCAGATGGTCGAGGTGTGGGAGTCGATCCGTGGTGAGGCACTATCGCAGCAGCAGTCCCTCGACCTGATCGCGGAAGTGGCGGAGACATGGAGCTGA
- a CDS encoding flavin reductase: MPRYRPHVAARPSWRCRVCGAAWPCSPARLALLGEYREDRISLLVYLATVHHEAAGDLAGQVDHHRLCDRFLTWARAR; this comes from the coding sequence ATGCCCCGCTACCGCCCGCATGTGGCGGCCCGCCCGTCCTGGCGCTGCCGGGTCTGCGGCGCGGCGTGGCCCTGCTCGCCGGCCCGCCTGGCGCTGCTCGGCGAGTACCGCGAGGACCGGATCAGCCTGCTCGTCTACCTCGCCACGGTGCACCACGAGGCGGCCGGGGATCTCGCCGGCCAGGTCGACCACCACCGGCTGTGCGACCGGTTCCTCACCTGGGCCAGAGCCCGCTGA
- a CDS encoding ABC transporter ATP-binding protein — protein MTSGRPLIQARGLVKRFGEFTAVDGIDVEVRSGEAFGFLGPNGAGKSSTMRMVGCISPPSGGELRILDMDPVRDGPAIRARLGVCPQLDNLDPELTVRENLTVYARYFGISRRAARERAAELLDFVQLTERADSKVEPLSGGMKRRLTIARALVNDPEIVLLDEPTTGLDPQARHLVWERLFRLKQQGVTLVLTTHYMDEAEQLCDRLVVMDGGRIVAEGSPRALIEQHSTREVVELRFAAESQEPFAGKLDGLGERVEVLPDRVLLYVPDGDTAVAEVAALGLQPANVLVRRSGLEDVFLHLTGRTLVD, from the coding sequence GTGACTTCGGGGCGACCACTGATTCAGGCTCGCGGGCTGGTGAAGCGGTTCGGCGAGTTCACCGCCGTGGACGGCATCGATGTCGAGGTGCGCTCGGGTGAGGCGTTCGGCTTCCTCGGGCCCAACGGCGCGGGCAAGTCGTCCACCATGCGGATGGTCGGCTGCATCTCCCCACCCAGTGGTGGCGAACTGCGCATCCTCGACATGGATCCGGTCCGCGACGGGCCGGCGATCCGCGCGCGCCTGGGTGTGTGCCCGCAACTGGACAATCTCGACCCGGAGCTGACCGTCCGGGAAAACCTGACCGTCTACGCCCGCTACTTCGGCATCTCCCGCCGGGCGGCCCGGGAGCGCGCCGCCGAGCTGCTCGACTTCGTCCAGCTCACCGAGCGCGCCGACAGCAAGGTCGAGCCGCTCTCCGGTGGCATGAAGCGTCGATTGACCATCGCCCGCGCGCTGGTCAACGATCCGGAGATCGTGCTGCTCGACGAGCCGACCACCGGGCTCGACCCGCAGGCCCGGCACCTGGTGTGGGAGCGGCTGTTCCGGCTCAAGCAGCAGGGCGTCACGCTGGTGCTCACCACCCACTACATGGACGAGGCCGAGCAGCTCTGTGACCGGCTGGTGGTGATGGACGGCGGTCGGATCGTCGCGGAGGGCTCGCCCCGGGCGTTGATCGAGCAGCACTCGACCCGTGAGGTGGTCGAGCTGCGCTTCGCCGCCGAGTCGCAGGAGCCGTTCGCCGGCAAGCTCGACGGGCTGGGGGAGCGGGTCGAGGTGCTGCCCGACCGGGTCCTGCTCTACGTTCCCGATGGCGACACGGCGGTCGCCGAGGTCGCCGCGCTGGGGCTCCAGCCGGCGAACGTGCTGGTCCGGCGCAGCGGCCTGGAGGACGTCTTCCTGCACCTGACCGGCCGCACCCTGGTCGACTGA
- a CDS encoding TRAP transporter permease, translating into MSPISKPDGSSPPARPANSPADETAASPGGGPPRPRSEAAPAEPADAPSPNPTTPASRPDPSGPDVAERATRDLAAQFEDEKPGRVLSGPTALLLSTVALAVGALALWQVFRPLSQGSKYYLIIFLAGVLPLVFLAYPADLRLPARFRTRRQRGTSAENTPATTASTRPTVTDWVLVALAVVACLYPVLPIGIGSGGGGYNAFLDRQGLLAPTDLALGTVLLLLLLEACRRTTGWILPAVCLLFLGYGYYGGLLPQSWPVAHAGLDFSQLVDAFYNSDSGFYGTPLDVAASYIVLFTIYGAVLELSGAGRFFVDLSAAAFRRSRTAAGRTAVASGFLLGTVSGSGAATTVSIGAVTWPLLRRAGYPPERAGGMLAAAGVGAILSPPTLGAAAFIIAEYLGVSYLQVLGWATVPTVLYYLGILLSVEIDARRSGVRPVVIDVGSPWRLLARFGYHFASLIAIIVFLAVGMSATRAVVFAIVLTVALSFLAPRNDRAYRLTPGRLMTALVTGVRGVLAVTAVCAAAGIITATTTKTGLGPQAAALLIGGAQAVTSDPTLVLVLTALLAAVALSLLGLAVPVTASFVIGWVIVGPALLDLGVTAPAAAMFVFYFAVLSEVSPPTALAAVAAAAVTGGRLVPTMWQTLRYALPAYLIPVAFVITPAGLGLLGIGGVPRIAFAAVVTALSVAVLAVAAGGWLPGVGPAGTPERVLGALAGVTLLWLEPVPVTVGAVLAAVAAAGVFIRRASRPMSGSPANRVEEQL; encoded by the coding sequence GTGTCGCCCATCAGCAAGCCCGATGGTTCGTCTCCACCTGCCCGACCAGCCAACTCTCCCGCCGACGAGACCGCGGCGAGCCCCGGCGGTGGGCCACCCCGACCGCGATCGGAGGCAGCGCCAGCGGAACCCGCCGACGCCCCCTCACCCAACCCCACCACCCCCGCGAGCAGACCCGACCCGAGCGGGCCTGACGTCGCCGAGCGCGCCACGCGGGACCTGGCCGCGCAGTTCGAGGACGAGAAGCCGGGCCGGGTGCTGTCCGGGCCGACCGCCCTGCTCCTCAGCACGGTGGCGCTGGCGGTCGGCGCTCTCGCCCTGTGGCAGGTGTTCCGTCCCCTGTCGCAGGGCAGCAAGTACTACCTGATCATCTTTCTGGCCGGCGTACTCCCGCTGGTCTTCCTCGCCTACCCGGCCGACCTGCGGCTACCGGCCCGGTTCCGCACGCGCCGACAACGCGGCACGAGCGCCGAAAACACCCCAGCCACAACAGCGTCGACGCGACCCACCGTGACGGACTGGGTCCTGGTCGCCCTGGCGGTCGTGGCCTGCCTCTACCCCGTCCTGCCGATCGGGATCGGCAGCGGTGGCGGCGGTTACAACGCGTTCCTCGACCGGCAGGGTCTGCTGGCACCGACGGATCTGGCGCTGGGCACCGTCCTGCTGCTCCTGCTACTCGAAGCCTGTCGGCGTACCACCGGGTGGATCCTGCCGGCGGTCTGCCTGCTGTTCCTCGGCTACGGCTACTACGGCGGGTTACTGCCGCAGTCGTGGCCGGTGGCGCACGCCGGGCTCGACTTCAGTCAACTGGTGGACGCGTTCTACAACTCCGACAGCGGGTTCTACGGCACGCCGCTCGACGTGGCCGCCTCGTACATCGTGCTGTTCACCATCTACGGCGCGGTGCTGGAGCTGTCCGGGGCCGGGCGGTTCTTCGTCGACCTGTCGGCCGCGGCGTTCCGCCGGTCGCGGACCGCCGCCGGCCGGACGGCGGTGGCCTCCGGCTTCCTGCTCGGCACCGTCTCCGGTTCCGGCGCGGCGACGACGGTGAGCATCGGCGCGGTCACCTGGCCGCTGCTGCGCCGCGCCGGCTACCCGCCCGAGCGGGCCGGCGGCATGCTGGCCGCAGCGGGCGTGGGCGCGATCCTCTCCCCGCCGACCCTGGGCGCGGCGGCGTTCATCATCGCCGAGTACCTGGGCGTCTCGTACCTCCAGGTGCTGGGCTGGGCAACGGTGCCGACGGTGCTCTACTACCTCGGCATCCTGCTCTCCGTGGAGATCGACGCCCGCCGGTCCGGCGTGCGGCCCGTGGTGATCGACGTCGGCTCGCCCTGGCGTCTGCTGGCCCGGTTCGGCTACCACTTCGCCTCGCTGATCGCCATCATCGTGTTCCTCGCGGTGGGCATGTCGGCGACGAGGGCGGTCGTGTTCGCCATTGTGCTCACCGTCGCGCTGTCCTTCCTGGCCCCCAGGAACGACCGCGCGTACCGGCTCACCCCGGGCCGGTTGATGACCGCGCTCGTCACCGGCGTACGCGGCGTCCTCGCCGTCACTGCGGTCTGCGCCGCCGCCGGCATCATCACGGCGACCACCACGAAGACCGGTCTCGGGCCGCAGGCGGCGGCGCTGCTGATCGGTGGGGCGCAGGCGGTCACCTCGGATCCGACGCTGGTGCTGGTGCTCACCGCGTTGCTCGCCGCCGTCGCGCTGAGCCTGCTGGGCCTGGCGGTGCCGGTCACCGCGTCGTTCGTGATCGGTTGGGTGATCGTCGGTCCGGCCCTGCTCGATCTGGGCGTCACCGCACCGGCGGCGGCGATGTTCGTCTTCTACTTCGCGGTGCTGTCCGAGGTGTCCCCACCGACCGCGCTCGCCGCGGTGGCCGCCGCCGCGGTCACCGGCGGCCGGCTGGTGCCGACCATGTGGCAGACCCTGCGGTACGCGCTGCCGGCGTACCTGATTCCGGTCGCGTTCGTCATCACGCCGGCCGGGCTCGGTCTGCTCGGCATCGGCGGCGTGCCCCGGATCGCGTTCGCCGCCGTGGTCACCGCGCTCAGCGTGGCGGTGCTCGCCGTCGCCGCCGGTGGCTGGCTGCCCGGTGTGGGCCCGGCCGGCACCCCGGAACGCGTGCTGGGCGCCCTCGCCGGCGTCACCCTGCTCTGGCTCGAACCCGTGCCGGTCACGGTCGGCGCGGTGCTGGCCGCCGTCGCGGCGGCGGGTGTGTTCATCCGCCGCGCCAGCCGGCCAATGTCCGGATCACCAGCCAATCGTGTGGAGGAACAACTGTGA
- a CDS encoding TAXI family TRAP transporter solute-binding subunit has product MRRIDVRLVAGLSVLALVAVGAAGCGGQQGGAAKDDAASEVTCEVTKETRVGIATGNATGVYYVVGNALAGQLSGATGGKLSGTAAETGASVQNVEQLVGGQYDVAFSLFDTAVNAVEGKGSFTAPQPVQALARIYDNYTQVVVRNDSKITSVADMRGKRISTGSPKSGTEVIANRLLEAAGLDPAKDIRAQRLDLTKTVEGIKDGSVDGFFWSGGLPTGGLTDLFTTAGDSVTFVDLAPLLPKMAALSPGYQEGTIGRDVYRTASDTPTIVVPNVLLVRKDLDANVACAITRTVFDKRDALAQANPAAKGISLEKARRTLPVPLHRGAEKALTDLGAN; this is encoded by the coding sequence GTGAGACGAATCGACGTACGGCTCGTCGCGGGCCTGAGCGTGCTCGCCCTCGTCGCGGTCGGTGCCGCTGGTTGCGGAGGTCAGCAGGGCGGCGCGGCGAAGGACGACGCGGCCAGTGAGGTCACCTGCGAGGTGACGAAGGAGACCCGCGTCGGCATCGCCACCGGCAACGCGACAGGTGTCTACTACGTGGTCGGCAACGCCCTGGCCGGGCAGTTGTCCGGGGCGACCGGCGGCAAGCTCAGCGGCACCGCCGCCGAGACCGGCGCCTCGGTGCAGAACGTCGAGCAGCTGGTCGGTGGCCAGTACGACGTGGCGTTCTCACTGTTCGACACGGCGGTCAACGCGGTCGAGGGCAAGGGCAGCTTCACCGCCCCGCAGCCGGTGCAGGCGCTCGCCCGCATCTACGACAACTACACCCAGGTGGTGGTCCGCAACGACTCCAAGATCACCTCGGTGGCCGACATGCGGGGCAAGCGGATCTCCACCGGCTCACCGAAGTCCGGCACGGAGGTGATCGCCAACCGGCTGTTGGAGGCCGCCGGTCTCGACCCGGCCAAGGACATCCGGGCGCAGCGACTGGACCTGACCAAGACGGTCGAGGGGATCAAGGACGGCAGCGTGGACGGCTTCTTCTGGTCCGGTGGTCTGCCCACCGGGGGCCTCACCGACCTGTTCACCACCGCCGGCGACTCGGTGACGTTCGTCGACCTCGCGCCACTGCTGCCGAAGATGGCCGCGCTGAGCCCCGGCTACCAGGAAGGCACGATCGGGCGGGACGTGTACCGGACGGCGTCCGACACCCCGACCATCGTCGTGCCCAATGTGCTGTTGGTCCGCAAGGACCTGGACGCCAATGTCGCCTGCGCGATCACCCGGACGGTCTTCGACAAGCGCGACGCCCTGGCCCAGGCCAACCCGGCGGCCAAGGGGATCTCGCTGGAGAAAGCCCGCCGGACCCTGCCGGTGCCGCTGCACCGTGGCGCCGAGAAGGCGCTGACCGACCTCGGCGCGAACTGA